The Bacteroidota bacterium genome segment TGTGTTAATTTCAGAAAACACGTGGTGGAAGAATTCTGCAAAAGCAATATCGATTATTATCTGGCATTTGGCGAAAACCTCAATGATATAGGCTGGCGCAGACTTTCACCGCCGGCATTTTTCGACAAAGTTTCGGCAACCATGAGCCGACGGCTGAACCCTTAGTTTAGGGATTGGGGATTGAGGATTGGGGATTGGAGTTTGGTGTTTTTAATTTATGAACTTTCAAACTTTATAAACTTTAGGCACTTTTTACAGCCCGTATCATTTCGCGTTTCCCCGGCGGTCCCGGAATTTTTGTTACTTCGAATCCTGCAGCACGCAGCTGTCTTTTCACTTCACCCTTGCAGCAATAAGTGACCAGTACAGCCCCCTGTTTCATTGATTTTGCAACGATATCAAATACATCACGCGTCCACAATTCTGGCTGCACAGCCGGTGAGAAAGCATCGAAATACACCAGATCAAAAAATGCTGATGGCGGCTGATATACTTCCAGTCTTTCTGAAATCTTATGCAGCAAAAAGTGTTCGCTTATTTCGGATGACACATTGAACGGAGCATTATGCATTGCCGAAAAAACAGCAGTCGTGTTCTCAAGTTCATTCAGGTCGGGATAATTGAGCTGTGAAATAATCTGTGAATCTATAGGAAACGGCTCT includes the following:
- the mnmD gene encoding tRNA (5-methylaminomethyl-2-thiouridine)(34)-methyltransferase MnmD, yielding MIDNSRKIITTEDGSHSLYMPELKEQYHSVHGALTESMHVFIHAGLRFSLAGRNTMNILEVGFGTGLNALLTFKYALRNRISVTYFAIEPFPIDSQIISQLNYPDLNELENTTAVFSAMHNAPFNVSSEISEHFLLHKISERLEVYQPPSAFFDLVYFDAFSPAVQPELWTRDVFDIVAKSMKQGAVLVTYCCKGEVKRQLRAAGFEVTKIPGPPGKREMIRAVKSA